The following DNA comes from Rosa rugosa chromosome 5, drRosRugo1.1, whole genome shotgun sequence.
GCGCACAATCCTCTCATCACCTTCATATCAACACTATTTTTGTCCATAATCTTGAACATATCATCAAGAGCACCTACGGTGGATTTTTGCGGTTGTTGCCTCAAGATTGTTGAGCTTTTCAAAGATGAAGAAACTCCTTTTTTTTCAGCTTCCATAACCATTCTGCGAACCCTCTCATATTCCTCCCGATTATTAATCAATGATTGACATCGACGGATCTCTGATTTTTTTCCAGGGAGATTACCAAAAAAGTGGTAGTGAATGCGAGTGTATGAACTCTTATACTGACCATCACAATGTTTGCAGGTCCATGATTTTGTTCCACCCGAATTTTTTCCTTGCGCTCCACCTGTGATAATAACTTCATTGAGTAATGGCTTTATGTCAGAATTCATTGGAATTTCTTGAGAttcttgagcttgttcatgGCTGTTTCTACTCGATGATTGGTCTGTATTACTTGCTTGAGTTTCTTCAACAGTATTATTGTCTTCATGCTCACCGACATCACCTTCATAATTTTCTTCAAAAATTGGTTCTTGACGGgatggttttctttttccaaaaGCCATTGTTAAGCTGAGCTAAAATAatagaggattttttttttgaaaggagaggtttttttttttatgctttGTAGTTTGTACGTACTGTTTGCATGTAGCTTATATAgagtttgttttcaattttggaATTACATTCCTTATCAATCTAGAAATCAGGATTCCTAATCTTGATTGTAAAGGGTTTTTATTTTACCTAAATACCCCTTATTAATATACTATGAGAAACACCTTACTTATGGAGGATAAACAAGTAATTAACAAATAAcagaaaacaaataataaataaagctgcttttatttttattttttatttattggatAATCTTGGATCCCAAAATCATCTCACATTCTGGCGTGAACAATAGAGAGAATCCCAGACTCCCAGAGATTGAGATTTCAAATCAGCAGAGAGATTGGATTTCAGATCAGCAGAGAGATTTCAGATCAGTAGAGAGAATCCCAGAGATTGAGATTTCAGATCGCTGATCTAGAGGAAGCTAGGCGAGCAGTCCTTCCTTCTCTGCCGCAGGATGCGATTCAGATTTCAGATCAGCAGAGAGAGATTGGCTCTGGTATGCGTGAGTTCGCCAACACCATGGGATCACTAAACATAGCTATCCGGATCGCGAACGCCCCGCGATTGGGTTTGTTCGATCCGGAATGCGGGTCGCATGCAGATGCAGCGTTTCCGGTGACTTACTGCTCGCCTAGCTTCCTCTAGATCGGCGATCTGAAATCTCAATCTCTGGGATTCTCTCTACTGATCTGAAATCTCTCTGCTGATCTGAAATCTCTCAGCGAAAAGGTATTTTTGCTACACAAGTTGTCCAGACAGATGCTGTAACTATGGATGCCATTGATTGGTGGTCAACATATGGTTCACAAGTTCCAGAATTAGCAGAAGTTGCACAAAAGGtaattttttgttattattaatCTTTTAATCTCTGTTCATTTATAATATACTTTAttattgttatatatatatatatatatatatatatatatatatatatatatatatatatatttttttttttttttttttttttttaaggttgcCGTAGGTTGAATGAttgattattgttattattattatttttttgtcaaacGTTGCTATAGGTTGAATGTATTGctataggattttttttttttttttgggttaactTTGCCGTAGGTTGAATGATTGAACTCCAATGAATTGTCGTAATAATTGTGTTATAATTAACATATATTCCATCCTCTGCACTTAATGCCTTAATTGCATCCATGTTTTTTACACAGCTTGTTAAAACCTTTATCCATATTCTCTAGCATATTTATTCACTGAGTTATCAATGTATTTTTTATATAGCAATATTTTGTAACTTGCCGTCTTTTTCTTTTACCAAGTatattaattagtttaattACTAACTTGATATATGTATGTTTTGTTTCACACGATATCACAAATAAACAGGTACTAGCTCAACTAGTATCAAGTTCATCTACTGAAAGGAATTGGAGTACGTATTCATACATTCACAGTGTCAAGAGAAATAGGCTGAATGCTGAAAGAGCTGATAAATTAGTTTTTATTCATTCCAATATTCGTTTGCTTTCACGTTTCTCCGAAGGCTACAATAATGGAACTTATAAGAGATGGGACATTAATCCAGAATCAACGGAAGTAGATGATTCGCCAATGAGATTGGAGGACTTGCGATGGAGAATGTTAGACGGAGACTATGTTGATGAGGAAGAATCATCGCGTACCAAGAATACTTCAAGCAGACCTGTTCCACCCATTCTCAATACACAACCGATTCGGCCAGGAACACATCAAACTCATATATCCAGATTTGCAAGAGCAAGAGACTCAAGCGGCACTTCAAAATAAGAACTTAGACATGCGTGATGGCcaagcctcccactgggttccagccataaaaaaaaaaattacttttaagcattatttttctttgttggtTTGAAAAACTCAATTAATTTTTGAGTAGTAGtgacaatttatttttattttataatttttcttgaGATTTTTATTTATGGTATGGTTatctctttattattttttataattttatttatcataagtaatttattttaattaaaactagcTAATATATCTTAGCGTACCGCGTACCCTGAAGACTAGCGTACCGCAGCGTTCCGCGTTTCGTGTGACTTTGAGAAGAACATATATGGATCCAAAAAAGCTCTTGTAATTCTAAAAATCAAAGAAATGAGCCGTTACTTATATCTAGCTAGTAGGTGCTCAAAAGTTTGTAGCATCTCTTCATTCCAAAATGTGCGAATCCCGTCCATATCCAGTCATAAAAGTGTGACCACAACATCACTTCCTTTGTATGAGAATTACTGCATGGGTCTTAATTTGGACTACTAAAGACTGAGAGAAAAGAGAAGTAGCTGAGTCACCGTTAGAATTAACATGTTTACGTCCATCAGTATCATGTTTTCGTTACTTGGTGGCCAACCTGCAGTTGGCATTTactcaaaagaaaaacaaatagtATGCATTTATTATACATGGTCACCTTTTTATGGTCATTGTCAAAATTGTGATTATAAATTATACATGTAcacattaattaattaattaataataacTTACGCAAAGCTCAAGGACCAAATGCTCGTAGAGAATTGTCTGGGATTCGTAGCTCTGGTTATATATGTTCCACCGGGACCAGTAAATAACCCAGCCACGTTTGTAGCAGAAGGACCAGTTCTGAACTACATTAATTTTGAAGCTACTCGGTATCTTGCTCCAGCAGAGGCACCAGCTTAATTACTGACATATAAATCATGGCATGTAACTAATAATTACTATTAGTTATTCTCAGAAGGATCACAAGGATCGAAGGTATCTTTAATCAATAGTTATATATCTTTGTAACTCAAGGATAGAAGAGTGAAGTTAAATCTACAGCTTCTATATCCCTTTTTCGCCCAACAAAATCGAGCTTAGTTATTCCCAGGATTGCAAAAGAAGAAAGTTGGAGGGTATAGTTTATATTGTGAGGGCCTCCGTGCCAAGTACGTGGTTCAATAATCTTCATAAACACGTTTTGAATTTCAACTCAAAAGGTTATATCTACCCAAAAAATTAGCTATATCAAAAGTCAAAGAGATACACAAGAACAACATATACAGTGGCGGAACTTGGAGCCCAATCTTGGAGGggccaaaaattaataatttaGTAAATTGGGGCAATGGGGGGgccatatatatacaaaattgtTGACTTTATTGGTGTTATACACGGCTGGTTAAGGAAATTTGAAAACATTGGGGGGGCCATGGCCCTCACCCGCCCCTATAAGGATCCGCCACTGAACATATACTTCCAAAATACTGAGATTTATCTTAATGACGATTGGATTAATTGTTTGTACGTGAATCTGGACAGGGGTATCTGAGCGGAATGAAACCGTAATCTGACTCGTGTTAGACTCTTCCTTGTGAACCTGTAACCAAAAGAGATCATTAGGAAGAAGTCCGGATGGCTCCGGACTTCTctcctctgatgcctaagttagacaTGAGCAAAGCGGAAGCTAATCTCAAGTTATGAGGAGAGTGTTTGTCAGAATGAATGGTTACCCAAAGCTTGATATGAGGCGAGACCCTCCTTATATAGGAGAGGTGCATGTTGGGACCCGCGCCAGCTGTTACCCAATGAACTGCTAGTTGTACGCGTACGCTTGGGTTATGATCGCACGAGCATAGCCATTTGCTGATCCCGTGGACCCACCAACAAGTCCCCAAAGTCCCCAAGAAAGATGACTTTTCTTGATTAGGGAGTTTTCCGCTTTTGTAACGCTTCCGCGCATGTCAAGAGTATATTGTGTGAGTGCGGTGTATATTGGCTAGACACGCGCTTCATCCTTTACGATGGGCCTCCCATCAGGCCCGCCGAGGAGTCATCCACTCCCCGGTTAAGAGAAGACCTCGTCAGAAATAAATTGTTTAATGATGGGGAGGCTGCTCGAAAGCAGTGGGTGTCAGGGAGCGACCCTGACATGGTGGCCCAAGCGTCGGGGATTGACACACCGGATCAATGGCCAATAGGTCCCTTGCTATAGTAAACATTAGTTGCTCAGCGGATAGCTTGAGCAGTTTACCGAATTGAAGATcattgatgatcatgattgaaaTCTATGACACCTAGCTTGATTCCATTTGCCAGACGAGGGCGGTTCGAGGCATGGAGAAATGAATGGTTTTGCATTGGAGATCGTGCTCTGTAACCGTACTATTGAAGGACACGTGGGGTGATCTCGGGCGATGTCTCGGTATCAGCAACTACGATCTCACCCGCAAGCTGTATAAAAGTTGGATGATAGGTCTAGAAAGACACTTTTTCAACTTCGCTTCCAGTCGCTACTAGTAGAGCTCGAATTATCTTGTTCTTCTTCGGAAAATTTATCTTGCTTTGGAATGATTTCGTCCCAAATTTCTCATAGGTAACAATCTTGATCTCCTTATTTGTTAATATGTGCAGAATTAAATTGCTATGGCTTTGTGTgcgtatatatttttttttttttactctggacgacaatgtaactccccaccccaccccatccctgatgtc
Coding sequences within:
- the LOC133709101 gene encoding uncharacterized protein LOC133709101, whose translation is MDAIDWWSTYGSQVPELAEVAQKVLAQLVSSSSTERNWSTYSYIHSVKRNRLNAERADKLVFIHSNIRLLSRFSEGYNNGTYKRWDINPESTEVDDSPMRLEDLRWRMLDGDYVDEEESSRTKNTSSRPVPPILNTQPIRPGTHQTHISRFARARDSSGTSK